Genomic segment of Mucilaginibacter sabulilitoris:
GCAGCAGCTGGTTGCCGAGCTGCAACTTCAAATTGTCCAGCTCAAAAATATCCGCTTTTGCTTTATAAAGGTTAGGAAGCTTTTCCTTCCCATAGGTCAGTTTGATATGAGCATCCTTGAGCATGTACTCCAGTAACTTACGCGTGTTTTCCAGTAACGTAAGTTTTTTTTCCAGTACGGCCTGGTCGTAATAATAACTCCGCGCTTGAGCCAGAAGCCGGTTTTTGAGGTAGGCATGTTCCTGTTCGGTTACTGCCGACATACCCTCCATGTACCTTTCATTGGCTCTGAGCTTCGCCGGGTTGACGAATTGCTGCTGTGCCTGGATCATAAATGACCCGGTATTCGGGTTCAGCCCATAGGGCGTCTGATATTGCCCGGCGCTGATCTGCGGCGCATCCAGGTTCCTTGCACCTTTTGCATACTCTTTTTGCGCAACTGCCTTCGAGGTATAGGCGAGCAGGGCCGGATTTATCCGATTGATCCTGACAAGCACCGAGTCCAGCGGAAGAACGGCCGTTTGCGCCTTCAGCGACTTAACTGGCTGCAAGCCTGCAGCGAGCAGTAGAAGAAATATCTTTTTCATATTAATGTTTCTTTATATCCAGCTTCCCGTATTTCCGTAGCTCGTATTCCTTTACCATTAAAAAAATGAGCGGGGTGACCAGCAGGATGTGGGTGGATGAGGTTAATACACCGCCGATCATCGGCAGCACGATAGGGCGCATGACATCGCTACCAGTCCCTGTCGACCATAAAACAGGCACCAGGCCAAACAAAGCCACGCAAACGGTCATCAGTTTTGGCCTTAACCGCTTTATGGCGCCATCCATCACAAAGTGGCGCAGGTCTTCCTTTGTGATTGTTTCACTTGAATTACCCTTCAGTGCAATCAGTTGAAGCATGGCATCGTTCAGGTAGATCACCATTACAATACCCGTTTCAACCGCAATACCGAATAACGCGATGAAGCCAACAGCTACCGCTACGGATAAATGAACTCCAAAAAAATATACGATGTACGCACCGCCGATGAGTGCGAAGGGTATGCTGATCAGGCTGAAAAAGGCCTCTCTAATGGAATGAAAGGCAAAATAAAGACACCCGAAAATGATGAGCAGCACTACCGGCATTATCATTTTTAAGGTGTGTTCGGCACGAATCAGGTTTTCATACTGCCCGCTCCATTCGATAAAGTAACCTTTCGGTAATGTTTTTACAAGAGTGTTCAGCTTATCCTGCGCCTCCTTTACCGTGCTGCCCAGGTCCCGGTCCCTGACATTAAAAAGTACGGTGCCGCGCAACAATGCGTTCTCGGACTGGATCATTGCAGGGCCGTCGCTGATTTGTATGTCTGCGACAGAGGACAAGGGAACAGGGCCATTATTCGGCGTTTGTACCAGTGTTCTTTTGATCGCGTCAAGGCTACTCCGGTAATCCTGCGCCAGCCTGACATTCACGCTGAAACGCCTTCGTCCCTCTACCGTTGGGGTAACAGTCATACCGCCCAGCGCACTTTCCACGATCTCATTCACATCGTCCACGCTGAGCCCGTACCGGCCAATAGCTTCTTTGTTGACCTGAATGTCGAGAAACTTACCGCCGGTGATTGGGTCTACATAAAGATCCTTAACCCCCTTTACATCCTGCATAGCTTGTTTCATCTTGCCCGACAGGGCAAAGATCGTGTCCAGGTTCTGCCCGTAGACCTTTAATCCCACATCGGTACGGATACCTGTAGAAAGCATATTAATGCGGTTGATAATGGGCTGTGTCCAGCCATTTACCACACCCGGTATCTGAAGTTTCGCATTTAGCTGATTAACAATATCTTCCTTTTTCAACCCTTTGCGCCATTCGCTTTGCGGCTTTAGCAGGATAATCGTTTCCACCATGCTAATCGGGGAATTGTCAGTAGCGGTATTTGCACGACCGGCTTTTCCCAGTACATTTTCAACTTCCGGAACGCTTTTGATAATCTTGTCCTGAAGCTGTAGCAGCTGCTTGATCTGCGCATTCGAAACATCCGGCATCGTTACCGGCATGAACAATATTGTACCCTCGTCAAGCGGCGGCATGAATTCGGTGCCCAGGCTGATTATTAAGGGGATGCTGATGAGGAGTGCGACGATATTAATTCCCAGCGTTGTCTTTCGCCAACGGATACACCAGTCCAGTAGCGGCCGGTAAGCCCTTTCCAGAAAACTGGTGAATGGGTTATGGTCATCAGGCCGAAGCTTTCCTCTGACAAAAAAGGAAATAAGTACCGGGGTAAGCG
This window contains:
- a CDS encoding efflux RND transporter permease subunit, whose product is MNTLERIKIIEASCKQVGRGVFFSTLIIVASFLPVFLLEGQEGKLFGPLAWTKTFILAIDAILAVTLTPVLISFFVRGKLRPDDHNPFTSFLERAYRPLLDWCIRWRKTTLGINIVALLISIPLIISLGTEFMPPLDEGTILFMPVTMPDVSNAQIKQLLQLQDKIIKSVPEVENVLGKAGRANTATDNSPISMVETIILLKPQSEWRKGLKKEDIVNQLNAKLQIPGVVNGWTQPIINRINMLSTGIRTDVGLKVYGQNLDTIFALSGKMKQAMQDVKGVKDLYVDPITGGKFLDIQVNKEAIGRYGLSVDDVNEIVESALGGMTVTPTVEGRRRFSVNVRLAQDYRSSLDAIKRTLVQTPNNGPVPLSSVADIQISDGPAMIQSENALLRGTVLFNVRDRDLGSTVKEAQDKLNTLVKTLPKGYFIEWSGQYENLIRAEHTLKMIMPVVLLIIFGCLYFAFHSIREAFFSLISIPFALIGGAYIVYFFGVHLSVAVAVGFIALFGIAVETGIVMVIYLNDAMLQLIALKGNSSETITKEDLRHFVMDGAIKRLRPKLMTVCVALFGLVPVLWSTGTGSDVMRPIVLPMIGGVLTSSTHILLVTPLIFLMVKEYELRKYGKLDIKKH